A genomic stretch from Pirellulales bacterium includes:
- a CDS encoding phosphoglycerate dehydrogenase yields the protein MPRILVTPTLLRGVRGKYCEILEGAGFEITYPTVPEPELRGAALVKDLQGVSGVLAGSEPYTPDVLKASKLRGIARAGVGYDAVDLPTSNELKIAVTIAPGTNEHSVAEQTIALLFGVFRDVPQRDAGVRSGKWGRRPLWRLAGRTIGLVGLGRIGRAVVPRAVGLGLRVLGYDPIADRDFAAKNGVELCSLDDLFARSDIVSLHLPSTAETRDLINRRTLGLMRPGSVLINTSRGGLVDEDALVEALTSGHLAGAGLDVFKVEPLPTSSPLAKLENVVLAPHMGGVDEESAEAMASKAAQCLADLSRGQWPDGCVVNEQHIRTGWQW from the coding sequence ATGCCACGCATTCTGGTCACTCCCACATTGCTGCGCGGTGTGCGCGGCAAGTATTGCGAAATACTCGAGGGCGCCGGTTTCGAAATCACTTATCCCACCGTCCCCGAGCCTGAACTGCGCGGCGCCGCGCTGGTTAAGGACCTGCAAGGCGTTTCCGGGGTGCTGGCCGGCTCCGAGCCATACACGCCCGATGTGCTGAAGGCGTCGAAACTACGTGGAATCGCGCGTGCCGGCGTAGGCTACGACGCCGTCGATCTGCCGACGTCGAACGAGTTGAAGATCGCCGTCACGATCGCGCCCGGCACCAACGAACATTCGGTCGCCGAGCAAACGATCGCGCTCCTCTTTGGCGTCTTTCGCGATGTCCCGCAACGTGATGCAGGAGTGCGCAGTGGTAAGTGGGGGCGCCGTCCATTGTGGCGATTGGCCGGCCGCACGATTGGGCTGGTTGGCCTGGGTCGCATCGGCCGCGCCGTCGTGCCACGGGCCGTCGGGCTAGGCTTGCGCGTGCTCGGTTACGATCCGATCGCCGATCGCGACTTCGCCGCCAAAAACGGCGTGGAACTCTGCTCGCTAGATGACCTCTTCGCTCGTTCGGACATTGTCAGCCTGCATCTTCCCTCCACAGCCGAAACGCGCGACTTGATCAACCGTCGCACGCTCGGACTGATGCGTCCCGGCTCGGTGTTGATCAATACGTCGCGTGGTGGACTGGTCGACGAGGACGCGTTGGTCGAAGCGCTCACGAGTGGGCACCTCGCGGGCGCAGGACTTGATGTCTTCAAGGTCGAACCGCTGCCCACGTCGAGTCCGTTAGCAAAGCTCGAAAACGTGGTCTTGGCGCCACACATGGGCGGAGTGGACGAGGAATCGGCCGAGGCCATGGCCTCGAAGGCGGCCCAATGCCTGGCCGATCTCTCGCGCGGCCAGTGGCCTGATGGTTGCGTTGTTAACGAGCAACATATCCGCACCGGCTGGCAATGGTAA
- a CDS encoding DUF6666 family protein, with protein MAKAQEPAAVRLPAAPVSGRFDSLTADAADEDESLLDPIGATTRLIDGNRVNDALSAPSYRLLDPLSVFIGLDGSKQPQDFGINAQFGGRASVNWAVPLVESWGLGAQIGTAIDATGDAVQVVQRIEGSTGRTQSYTTVGIFQRTDFGLFWGLAYDFLREDYYDRFSLGQWRFNVGYQVSPRSTIGVWSAISANSDSGTFGAIPITLVPITQTNAYYKYLWRNGVQTTFWGGLANEHGQVNAVLGDLRELHNTFVFGSEMQVPLTERLALFGQGNFITPASSGTVDAYLGFVFYPHGGARQNTQSRFAPVQTVAAPTNFAVNLRR; from the coding sequence GTGGCGAAGGCGCAGGAGCCGGCTGCCGTTCGCTTGCCCGCGGCACCGGTGTCTGGTCGTTTCGATTCGCTGACAGCAGACGCCGCCGACGAAGACGAATCGCTGTTGGATCCGATCGGCGCGACGACAAGACTAATTGATGGCAACCGCGTTAATGACGCGTTATCGGCTCCCAGTTATCGATTGCTTGACCCCCTGTCGGTGTTCATCGGGCTCGATGGTTCGAAGCAGCCGCAGGATTTCGGCATCAACGCTCAGTTCGGCGGTAGGGCTTCCGTCAATTGGGCTGTGCCGCTCGTCGAGTCTTGGGGGCTCGGCGCGCAAATCGGCACAGCCATCGATGCCACCGGCGACGCCGTGCAAGTCGTGCAACGGATCGAAGGCTCGACCGGCCGCACGCAGAGCTACACCACGGTCGGGATATTCCAAAGAACGGACTTTGGTCTGTTTTGGGGGCTGGCTTATGACTTTCTGCGTGAGGATTACTACGATCGATTTAGCCTGGGGCAGTGGCGATTCAACGTTGGCTATCAGGTTTCACCGCGGAGTACGATTGGCGTCTGGTCGGCCATCAGCGCCAACAGCGATAGTGGAACGTTTGGCGCGATTCCCATTACGTTGGTGCCGATCACGCAGACGAACGCCTACTACAAGTATCTGTGGCGCAATGGCGTACAGACGACCTTCTGGGGTGGGCTGGCGAACGAGCATGGGCAGGTGAACGCGGTGCTCGGCGACCTGCGCGAATTGCACAACACGTTTGTGTTCGGCTCTGAAATGCAGGTGCCGCTAACCGAGCGGTTGGCCCTATTCGGCCAGGGAAACTTCATCACACCGGCCAGTTCTGGCACTGTGGATGCGTATCTGGGGTTCGTCTTTTATCCGCACGGAGGTGCGAGGCAGAACACGCAATCGCGCTTCGCCCCCGTCCAGACCGTGGCCGCACCCACGAACTTTGCCGTCAATCTGCGCCGCTAA
- the hisB gene encoding imidazoleglycerol-phosphate dehydratase HisB yields MARTAKISRQTAETQIELALDLDGSGLAQVSTGVGFFDHMLTLLARHGALDLTVHAQGDLHVDQHHTVEDVGICLGQALRQALGDKAGIRRYGHFTLPMEETLVTSAVDLSGRYFLIFHAEFTRAKIGDFDSELVEDFWQAVAANALMNLHIVLHHGRNNHHIAEAIFKGTARALRMAVEADPRMTGIPSTKGTLNS; encoded by the coding sequence ATGGCACGCACCGCAAAAATCAGTCGCCAGACGGCCGAAACCCAGATCGAGCTTGCGCTCGATCTGGACGGCTCAGGGCTTGCGCAAGTCTCGACCGGCGTCGGCTTTTTCGATCACATGCTTACGCTGTTGGCCAGGCATGGCGCGCTCGACCTGACCGTTCACGCCCAGGGCGACCTGCACGTCGACCAGCATCACACGGTCGAGGACGTCGGCATTTGTCTGGGGCAGGCGCTACGACAGGCGCTCGGCGATAAGGCCGGCATCCGCCGTTATGGCCATTTCACGCTGCCGATGGAAGAGACGCTCGTCACATCGGCCGTGGATCTGAGCGGACGCTACTTCCTGATCTTTCACGCCGAGTTCACCCGCGCCAAGATCGGCGATTTCGACAGCGAGCTAGTCGAAGATTTCTGGCAGGCCGTGGCGGCCAACGCCCTGATGAATCTGCACATCGTGTTGCACCACGGCCGCAACAATCATCACATCGCCGAAGCGATCTTCAAAGGCACGGCCCGCGCCCTGCGCATGGCGGTCGAGGCCGATCCGCGCATGACGGGCATCCCCAGCACGAAGGGAACATTGAACTCCTAG
- the hisD gene encoding histidinol dehydrogenase: MRPMTVTLVRLPQLDSRRDDFRAALAALREKLSPRGDLVSEAGKQRTIEVFGEALAPAQVVERICRDVRDRGLPAVLDYSARIDKASLTADTIRVPAAELAAAHKAAAPEFLRAIENVRRNILQFQTAVLHRDATVERTDAVRLRQRYLPLTRIGICVPGGAAAYPSTVLMTAVPAQAAGVRELAVVAPPTQFGAYSTDLLATCHALGINEVYRLGGAQAVAALAYGVEGLPKVDKIVGPGSLFVALAKKFVYGEVDIDSIAGPSEVVVVADSSARADFIAADMIAQAEHSPASSVLISWHEPLLRETQVELARQLAPLARGDLARRSLEEFGALVLVRDEDEAAAVADEIAPEHLHLATNDPEQLLAKIPHAGAAFLGHYSPVALGDYVAGPSHVLPTGGTARFASGLSANDFLRRTSVISYSQEALMAAAEDVRALSEREGLTGHYASVAIRLPKT, encoded by the coding sequence ATGCGCCCAATGACCGTTACTCTCGTACGATTGCCGCAACTTGACTCGCGCCGCGACGACTTTCGCGCGGCTCTGGCGGCGCTGCGCGAGAAGCTCAGCCCGCGTGGGGACCTGGTAAGCGAGGCAGGCAAACAGCGGACGATCGAAGTCTTTGGCGAGGCGCTCGCACCGGCTCAGGTCGTCGAGCGAATCTGCCGCGACGTACGCGATCGTGGGTTACCGGCGGTGCTCGACTATTCGGCGCGGATCGACAAGGCCTCGCTCACGGCCGACACGATTCGCGTCCCTGCCGCCGAACTTGCCGCCGCGCACAAGGCGGCGGCGCCGGAATTCCTCCGCGCCATCGAGAACGTGCGCCGCAATATCCTGCAATTTCAGACCGCGGTCCTGCATCGCGATGCCACGGTCGAGCGAACCGACGCGGTGCGATTGCGGCAGCGCTATTTGCCCCTCACGCGCATCGGAATCTGCGTTCCTGGCGGCGCCGCGGCTTATCCTTCCACGGTATTGATGACCGCCGTCCCGGCGCAAGCTGCCGGAGTGCGCGAGTTAGCCGTGGTGGCCCCGCCGACGCAGTTCGGCGCGTACAGCACAGATTTGCTCGCTACGTGTCACGCACTCGGTATTAACGAGGTCTACCGCCTGGGGGGCGCGCAGGCTGTCGCCGCCCTGGCCTATGGCGTTGAGGGTTTGCCGAAAGTCGACAAGATCGTGGGACCGGGCAGCCTGTTCGTGGCGCTGGCCAAGAAGTTCGTGTACGGCGAGGTCGACATCGATTCGATCGCCGGCCCTAGTGAAGTGGTCGTGGTGGCGGACAGTTCCGCTCGTGCGGATTTTATCGCCGCGGACATGATCGCTCAGGCCGAACATTCACCGGCTTCGAGTGTCCTGATTTCGTGGCACGAGCCGCTCTTGCGCGAAACTCAAGTGGAATTGGCCCGGCAGCTCGCACCGCTCGCGCGTGGCGATTTGGCACGGCGCAGCCTGGAAGAATTCGGCGCACTGGTGCTGGTACGCGACGAGGACGAGGCAGCGGCTGTGGCCGATGAGATTGCACCCGAACATTTACACCTCGCGACCAACGATCCAGAACAGCTACTCGCCAAGATTCCGCACGCCGGCGCGGCGTTTCTAGGACATTACAGCCCCGTGGCCTTGGGCGATTACGTGGCGGGGCCGTCGCATGTGCTGCCGACCGGTGGCACGGCACGGTTCGCCAGCGGACTTTCGGCCAACGACTTCCTGCGCCGCACGAGCGTCATCTCATATTCGCAAGAGGCCCTGATGGCCGCGGCCGAAGACGTCCGCGCCCTGTCCGAACGCGAAGGCCTTACGGGCCATTACGCCAGCGTCGCGATCCGATTACCGAAAACATAG
- a CDS encoding TAXI family TRAP transporter solute-binding subunit — translation MSTKKDEARAALRSRILANRVVAIAMVVAVLVTVYFWFHDAGPRRHILRMTAGDPLSHRYGMALLLREEANKYNLELELAGNWESQDALSKVASGELDIALTLGDFDIPDEHLRQVAVLNREAMHLFVKPDLIAGGLVGLRGHTLSLNTAGSNTQKMSRRMLQLVGLESERDYKEIDMTHAEIMASPADQLPDGIFVISALPWGEVGERLVHELNYRLMELPFGDALALRNPSVRDAVIPAFSYSIDPPVPDHPLHTLGQQLLVVANLDTPNAAVERLMRVIFESEFGRRARLPSLRPSGADVVSEFPMHAGALQYLHRNEPLIKADSIDKVENLRSFLVSAALACFLFWRWQKRRNMIGFETYIDAVSEVEYSAVIMERGGKVDFNELRSLRQRLSELKGEALEREAEGVLTGEEQMTGFLTHVMDVRNYLDSMLSREPQPQADGQRAATGHDQENPHNSEHR, via the coding sequence ATGAGCACCAAAAAAGACGAAGCACGCGCCGCTCTGCGAAGTCGCATTCTGGCCAATCGCGTCGTCGCGATCGCCATGGTAGTAGCCGTATTGGTGACGGTGTATTTCTGGTTCCATGACGCAGGGCCGAGGCGGCACATCTTGCGCATGACGGCCGGCGACCCGCTCAGCCATCGGTACGGAATGGCTTTATTGCTCCGCGAAGAGGCCAACAAATACAACCTCGAATTGGAGCTGGCTGGCAATTGGGAATCACAGGACGCCTTGTCGAAAGTTGCGTCGGGCGAACTCGACATCGCGTTGACCCTGGGCGACTTCGACATCCCGGACGAACACCTGCGGCAGGTCGCAGTGCTGAATCGCGAAGCCATGCACCTGTTCGTCAAGCCTGACCTGATTGCCGGAGGGCTGGTTGGTTTACGCGGGCATACATTGAGCCTCAATACCGCCGGTTCGAACACCCAAAAAATGTCGCGCCGCATGCTGCAACTGGTCGGCCTGGAGAGCGAACGCGATTATAAAGAAATCGACATGACACATGCCGAGATCATGGCTTCGCCGGCCGATCAATTGCCGGACGGCATTTTTGTTATTTCGGCGCTCCCCTGGGGCGAGGTCGGTGAACGGCTCGTTCATGAACTCAATTATCGACTGATGGAGCTGCCGTTCGGCGACGCCTTGGCGTTACGCAACCCGTCGGTGCGCGACGCAGTCATTCCCGCTTTCAGTTACAGCATCGATCCTCCCGTGCCGGATCATCCCTTGCATACGCTCGGACAGCAACTGCTGGTTGTCGCCAATCTTGATACGCCCAACGCCGCTGTCGAACGGTTGATGCGCGTGATTTTCGAAAGTGAGTTCGGACGGCGCGCACGATTACCATCCCTTCGTCCCAGCGGCGCCGATGTGGTCAGTGAGTTTCCGATGCACGCTGGGGCGCTGCAATACTTGCATCGAAACGAGCCGCTGATCAAGGCCGATTCGATCGACAAGGTCGAGAACTTGCGCAGCTTCCTCGTCTCGGCCGCCCTGGCCTGCTTCTTGTTCTGGCGGTGGCAGAAACGCCGCAACATGATCGGCTTCGAAACGTACATCGACGCCGTCAGCGAAGTTGAATACTCGGCCGTGATCATGGAACGCGGCGGCAAGGTAGACTTCAACGAGTTGCGTTCCTTGCGCCAACGCCTCAGCGAATTAAAGGGCGAAGCGCTCGAGCGCGAGGCCGAGGGCGTCCTCACGGGCGAAGAACAAATGACTGGTTTTCTGACGCACGTCATGGACGTGCGCAACTATTTGGATTCGATGCTCAGTCGCGAACCGCAGCCGCAGGCGGACGGTCAACGTGCAGCCACTGGCCACGATCAAGAAAATCCCCACAACTCGGAGCACAGATGA
- a CDS encoding Gfo/Idh/MocA family oxidoreductase — MKLRVGLVGLGSNWEVRHRAALRALSDRYEVRAIFDQVALRAEQASREFNAKQVDGFRALARRDDIDAVLMLSPQWYGCLPILAACDAGKAIYCAFSMELDLAQARQVKERVERAGVAFMAEFPRRQSAATLRLKELIATRLGSPRLLFCHTRVPAEQHGSAAATKASIHSSPTSDLIELVDWCTYVVGRPPTSVLGMRHRAAEDALEDDYQMMSLDFSGPGDPGTGATAQISCGRYMDSSWHEALAYRPPAALQVACEKGIAFVDLPSTLVWFDSFGRHQESLESERPVGEQLLSQFHRAVTSLVRNTSSLEDSYRALAVVLQARASHSQMKRMPLTT, encoded by the coding sequence ATGAAGCTTCGCGTCGGCCTTGTCGGCCTGGGCAGTAACTGGGAAGTCCGACATCGGGCTGCGCTACGCGCTCTTAGCGACCGTTACGAGGTGCGTGCCATCTTCGATCAGGTGGCGCTGCGAGCCGAGCAAGCCTCGCGAGAATTCAACGCCAAACAGGTCGACGGCTTTCGCGCGCTCGCCCGGCGCGATGACATCGACGCCGTCTTGATGCTCTCGCCGCAGTGGTATGGGTGCTTGCCGATCCTCGCGGCGTGCGACGCGGGCAAAGCCATTTATTGTGCGTTCAGCATGGAACTCGACCTGGCCCAGGCGCGCCAGGTAAAAGAGCGTGTCGAGCGCGCAGGCGTGGCTTTCATGGCCGAATTCCCGCGCCGCCAATCGGCCGCGACGCTGCGATTAAAAGAATTGATCGCCACGCGTTTGGGCAGCCCACGCCTGTTGTTTTGCCACACGCGCGTCCCGGCCGAGCAACACGGTTCGGCGGCGGCCACGAAGGCGAGCATTCATAGCTCGCCGACGAGCGACCTGATCGAACTGGTGGATTGGTGTACGTACGTCGTCGGCCGGCCGCCAACGTCGGTGCTGGGAATGCGGCACCGGGCTGCGGAGGACGCGCTGGAAGACGATTACCAGATGATGAGCCTCGATTTCTCGGGGCCCGGCGATCCTGGCACAGGAGCCACGGCGCAAATCAGTTGCGGTCGGTACATGGATTCGTCTTGGCACGAGGCGCTGGCTTATCGGCCTCCTGCCGCCTTGCAGGTGGCCTGCGAAAAAGGAATCGCCTTCGTCGACCTGCCCAGCACGCTGGTGTGGTTCGACAGTTTCGGCCGACATCAGGAATCGTTGGAAAGCGAACGCCCTGTCGGCGAACAATTGCTCAGCCAATTTCACCGTGCCGTGACCAGCCTGGTGCGAAATACCTCAAGCCTGGAAGACTCTTATCGCGCGCTGGCCGTCGTGCTGCAGGCACGGGCCAGCCATTCGCAGATGAAGCGGATGCCGCTGACGACGTAA
- a CDS encoding Gfo/Idh/MocA family oxidoreductase, with protein sequence MSDLPLPHLSRRGFVAAGAAATGAIVGADLLAAPAIGKVLGANDRIQFGVIGVGGMGSGHVGELVGRADRDNVRCAAVCDVYQKRLNHNRERSGGEAFTDYRKLLDRKDIDAVIIATPDHWHSKQAIDAMEAGKDVYLQKPMTLTIEQALQVRDAAKRLKKKLQVGTQYASEPETWAARKAVADGRIGKVVWSQNGYCRNSRDGQFNWPIDADASPTATGENHVDWDMWLGHEFGLAKKIPWNPDHFFRFRKYWAYNGGVATDLLYHALAPLVLAVAGPRGEYPKKVVAGGGQYIEKDGRDIPDSHFMLIEYPSEHTVFLASVMTNDNGIPRVIRGQHGTIEFGGGLKLRGQPTWKEEFTAANGGQMELTIPAEQRRDHVGNFIDAVRGQAELTCNEDLGCALMVAIKMGEDAYRENKVLLWDAEKERVVTA encoded by the coding sequence ATGAGCGATCTTCCCCTTCCTCACCTTTCACGTCGCGGCTTCGTTGCAGCCGGTGCCGCGGCCACGGGCGCCATCGTTGGCGCGGATTTGCTCGCAGCGCCGGCCATCGGCAAGGTGCTGGGCGCGAACGACCGCATTCAATTCGGCGTCATCGGCGTCGGAGGCATGGGCTCCGGCCACGTCGGCGAGCTAGTCGGACGCGCCGATCGTGACAATGTCCGTTGCGCCGCCGTCTGTGACGTGTATCAAAAGCGGTTGAACCATAATCGCGAGCGCTCAGGCGGCGAAGCGTTCACGGACTATCGCAAACTGCTCGACCGCAAAGATATCGACGCCGTGATCATCGCCACCCCCGATCATTGGCATTCGAAGCAGGCGATCGACGCGATGGAAGCCGGCAAGGACGTCTATCTGCAAAAGCCGATGACGCTGACCATCGAACAGGCCCTGCAGGTGCGCGATGCAGCCAAACGACTAAAGAAGAAGCTGCAAGTCGGAACGCAGTACGCCTCGGAGCCCGAGACGTGGGCAGCGCGCAAAGCAGTCGCCGACGGGCGTATCGGCAAAGTAGTGTGGTCGCAGAACGGCTACTGCCGCAATAGCCGTGATGGACAATTCAATTGGCCCATCGACGCCGACGCCAGCCCCACAGCCACGGGCGAAAACCACGTCGACTGGGACATGTGGCTCGGCCATGAGTTCGGCTTGGCCAAGAAAATCCCCTGGAACCCCGATCATTTCTTCCGTTTCCGCAAATATTGGGCCTACAACGGAGGCGTCGCCACGGACTTGCTCTATCACGCGCTCGCGCCGCTGGTGCTGGCCGTTGCCGGACCGAGGGGGGAATACCCGAAGAAAGTCGTCGCTGGTGGCGGTCAGTACATCGAAAAAGATGGCCGCGATATTCCCGACAGCCACTTCATGCTGATCGAATATCCCAGCGAGCACACGGTCTTCCTGGCCAGCGTCATGACCAACGACAACGGCATTCCACGCGTCATTCGCGGTCAGCATGGCACGATCGAATTCGGCGGCGGACTGAAATTGCGCGGGCAGCCAACATGGAAAGAAGAATTCACAGCGGCCAACGGTGGTCAGATGGAGCTCACGATCCCCGCCGAACAACGCCGCGACCATGTCGGCAACTTCATTGACGCCGTGCGCGGCCAAGCCGAGTTGACCTGCAACGAAGACCTGGGCTGTGCCCTGATGGTCGCCATCAAGATGGGCGAGGACGCCTATCGCGAGAACAAGGTCCTGCTGTGGGACGCCGAAAAAGAACGCGTCGTCACGGCATAA
- the hisC gene encoding histidinol-phosphate transaminase translates to MSYFRTDIDALQGYTPGEQPQAGKFIKLNTNENPYPPSPAVARAIGVVLERGLARYPDPLATGFRERAGAVLDVDPDGILCGNGSDEILTLVTRAFVAQGELLRLPHPSYILYKTLAEIQGARSEEVSFERDWSLSDRFSSATDQLRLAFLPNPNSPSGTMLSPERVLELAERLPCPLLVDEAYVDFAETNCLQLVSQCEKVMVSRTLSKSYALAGLRFGFIVAQPQIIAGLRKVKDSYNCDALSIAAATAAIDDQAWLAANRAKIVATRARLAAGMRSLGFDVVDSQANFVWATHADRPLKPLYEQLKQNRVLIRYMDYAGWGNGLRVSVGTDEQIDACLALLKTMI, encoded by the coding sequence ATGTCTTATTTTCGAACTGACATTGACGCGCTTCAAGGCTACACCCCCGGCGAGCAGCCGCAGGCGGGCAAGTTCATCAAGCTCAATACGAACGAGAATCCTTATCCCCCTTCACCGGCCGTGGCGCGCGCCATTGGCGTGGTACTCGAGCGTGGGCTGGCCCGCTATCCCGATCCGCTGGCCACTGGCTTTCGCGAACGTGCCGGCGCTGTGCTCGACGTGGATCCTGATGGCATTCTCTGCGGCAACGGTAGCGACGAAATCTTGACGCTCGTCACCCGGGCCTTCGTCGCGCAAGGAGAATTGCTACGCCTGCCGCATCCCAGCTACATCCTCTACAAGACCTTGGCCGAGATTCAGGGTGCCCGCAGCGAAGAGGTCTCCTTCGAGCGCGATTGGTCGCTGTCCGATCGTTTTTCATCCGCCACGGATCAATTGCGACTGGCCTTCTTGCCGAATCCCAACAGCCCGTCCGGCACGATGCTCTCTCCGGAGCGGGTCTTGGAACTGGCCGAGCGTCTCCCCTGCCCTCTGCTTGTCGACGAGGCATACGTCGATTTTGCCGAGACGAACTGCCTGCAGCTAGTTTCGCAATGCGAGAAGGTGATGGTATCGCGTACCTTGAGCAAATCGTACGCGCTGGCGGGCCTGAGATTCGGCTTCATCGTCGCGCAGCCGCAGATCATTGCCGGCTTGCGAAAGGTAAAAGATTCCTACAACTGCGATGCCCTTTCGATTGCCGCGGCCACGGCGGCCATCGACGACCAGGCCTGGCTGGCCGCCAACCGCGCGAAAATCGTCGCCACCCGCGCCCGGTTGGCCGCGGGCATGCGATCGCTCGGTTTCGATGTCGTTGATTCTCAGGCGAATTTCGTATGGGCCACGCACGCCGATCGCCCGCTGAAACCACTTTACGAGCAATTGAAGCAAAACCGTGTCCTGATTCGTTACATGGATTACGCCGGATGGGGTAACGGTTTGCGAGTTTCCGTAGGCACTGACGAACAGATTGATGCCTGTCTCGCCTTGTTGAAGACTATGATTTAG
- a CDS encoding thioredoxin family protein, whose protein sequence is MTTISLAFVLQTALVATTANSNTYTEAREKTAQTGKPLVVLVGADWCPACQTMKNSAMPQVARRGALSKVAYAVVNTDHDSGLAQQLMRGGSIPQLVMYRETPTGWKRESLVGAQDPAAIESFINRGLEGLKAPDTSLGEASRPTAEERE, encoded by the coding sequence ATGACGACGATCTCTCTGGCGTTCGTACTGCAAACCGCCCTCGTGGCGACGACTGCCAACTCCAATACGTACACCGAAGCTCGTGAAAAAACGGCCCAGACGGGCAAGCCGCTGGTCGTGCTCGTCGGCGCGGATTGGTGCCCTGCCTGCCAGACCATGAAGAATTCGGCCATGCCGCAAGTCGCCCGACGAGGGGCTCTGTCGAAGGTTGCCTACGCCGTGGTGAACACCGATCACGATTCCGGTCTGGCGCAACAGCTGATGCGCGGCGGTTCAATTCCGCAATTGGTGATGTATCGCGAGACCCCCACGGGTTGGAAGCGCGAGTCGCTGGTCGGCGCCCAGGATCCGGCCGCCATTGAATCGTTCATTAATCGTGGCCTCGAAGGCTTGAAGGCCCCCGATACTTCGCTCGGCGAAGCCAGCCGCCCGACGGCCGAAGAGCGCGAGTAG
- a CDS encoding inorganic diphosphatase has protein sequence MIEIPKGSSVKYELDKETGLLKLDRVLYSAVYYPANYGFIPQTLAEDDDPLDVLVLCQEPVAPLTLVRSRPIGLMTMIDTGKRDHKILAVALDDPEYSSYHEADELRSHNLAMLQRFFMDYKTLEGKAVEVEDFQAAEATIGVINEALERYSTVRRRGFQKSPSK, from the coding sequence GTGATCGAGATCCCGAAGGGTTCGAGCGTCAAGTACGAACTTGACAAGGAAACCGGTCTGTTGAAGCTCGACCGCGTGCTCTACTCGGCCGTCTACTATCCAGCCAACTACGGCTTCATTCCGCAAACCCTGGCCGAAGACGACGATCCGCTGGACGTGCTCGTGCTCTGCCAGGAACCAGTGGCCCCTTTGACCCTGGTCCGTTCCAGGCCCATTGGGCTGATGACGATGATCGATACCGGCAAGCGCGACCACAAAATCCTGGCCGTTGCGCTCGATGATCCGGAATACAGCAGCTATCACGAAGCCGACGAACTGCGTTCGCACAACCTGGCGATGCTGCAACGATTTTTTATGGATTACAAGACGTTGGAAGGCAAAGCCGTCGAAGTCGAGGATTTTCAAGCCGCGGAAGCCACGATCGGCGTGATTAATGAAGCCCTCGAGCGTTATAGCACCGTCCGTCGGCGTGGCTTCCAAAAGTCGCCGAGCAAGTAG